The Papaver somniferum cultivar HN1 chromosome 3, ASM357369v1, whole genome shotgun sequence genome includes a region encoding these proteins:
- the LOC113358668 gene encoding uncharacterized protein LOC113358668: protein MATNEVTVSVLLDHGALVNKTYGRVRLRCNYCGKEVSGYSRLKQHLGGGMRGEVTPCFKVPEDVKVQMESRLPRTKKAHVNNSRQGKNEAVVDFHHHGTLVDGVKRRVRCNYCGEEINSYSLFLYHLVGIDEYVVACNKVPEDVRVHMRNKLLPDTRKQHEHREVLQWSDSSSSLMKDSSSDDYSPDESSSSWTRDSSSDDSSPDEASVDVRYHATVLDTKKGRVRCNYCAKEMNNYTRFRQHLGGIRGHVSPCVEVPEVIKVQMRKYSLRALSRKRKHSIVVEYSGSDQVDEKLQVLHNPETVNEEEAEDDSPRQTQRCVGRFFFANGIDFSAANSSTFEKMIHALVGGGSTAYKVPSCDDLNGWILEGELKAMREHVQEVVCSWGSTGCSILLDGWTDDKGRNMINFVVDSPQGPIFMKSADFSDSIGDVDAMISLFSGVIEEIGVQNVVQIVTYTTGVSMEAVGKQMTEKYKSIFWTVCASHCIGLMLEKIGMLGTERGVLGKAKTITKFIYSHETVLKLMKEHTLGFDLVSSSRIRSMMPFLILETIEFQKNNLRKMFISPEWKNLTLASTADGRMVADLVTGESSFWAEVEMLLKASTPLIRALHLLNGEDSRPQLGYIYRTMGRVKETIKKMYEGRKAEFQPFWTVIDGIWDDQLHSPIHAAGYYLNPGLFYFKDFYADNEVKAGLLCCIVRIVEDEREQDLIVLQFDEYRKASGAFGDGDAVDQRAKIAPAKWWSLYGGECPELQRFAIRILSQTCTGAVRYGLKRSLTEELHIKKGRNCLEQKRLTELTFVHHNLQLQNLPASNSDYTDIFLEPIDPMDEWIGGSGMVEKAAKQNGNV, encoded by the exons ATGGCAACGAATGAAGTGACGGTGAGCGTTCTTCTTGATCATGGTGCACTTGTAAACAAGACATATGGCCGAGTTAGACTTAGGTGCAATTACTGTGGAAAAGAGGTAAGCGGTTATTCTCGTCTCAAGCAACACTTAGGAGGAGGTATGCGTGGAGAAGTAACACCTTGTTTTAAAGTCCCGGAGGATGTCAAGGTACAAATGGAGAGCAGGTTGCCCAGAACAAAGAAAGCACATGTGAACAATTCTAGACAAGGTAAGAATGAAGctgttgtagattttcatcatcaTGGTACACTTGTAGATGGCGTCAAGAGGCGAGTTAGGTGCAATTATTGTGGAGAAGAAATAAATAgttattctctatttttgtatCACTTAGTCGGAATAGATGAATATGTAGTAGCATGTAATAAAGTTCCAGAGGATGTTAGGGTACATATGAGGAACAAATTGTTACCAGACACAAGGAAACAACATGAACACAGGGAAGTTCTTCAATGGTCCGATTCGAGTTCTTCTTTGATGAAGGATTCCAGCTCTGACGACTATTCCCCTGATGAATCAAGTTCTTCTTGGACGAGGGATTCCAGCTCCGACGACTCCTCCCCTGATGAAGCGAGTGTAGATGTTCGATATCATGCTACAGTTCTTGATACGAAAAAAGGTCGGGTTAGGTGCAATTATTGCGCAAAGGAGATGAATAATTATACTCGTTTTAGGCAACACTTAGGCGGAATACGTGGACATGTATCACCTTGTGTTGAAGTTCCAGAGGTTATTAAGGTGCAAATGAGGAAATACAGCCTACGCGCTTTATCACGGAAGAGGAAACACAGCATTGTAGTTGAGTACTCTGGATCAGACCAAGTGGATGAGAAATTACAGGTTTTGCATAACCCCGAAACAGTAAacgaagaagaagctgaagatgaCTCACCTAGGCAAACTCAGAGGTGTGTCGGCAGATTCTTTTTTGCAAATGGAATTGATTTTAGTGCTGCGAACTCATCTACCTTCGAGAAAATGATACATGCTTTGGTTGGAGGTGGTTCCACGGCATATAAGGTCCCTAGTTGTGATGACCTCAACGGGTGGATCCTAGAGGGAGAACTGAAAGCTATGCGAGAGCATGTGCAGGAAGTTGTGTGTTCTTGGGGAAGCACTGGGTGCAGCATATTGCTGGATGGGTGGACCGATGACAAAGGGAGAAATATGATTAATTTTGTAGTTGATAGCCCACAGGGTCCCATATTCATGAAGTCGGCCGATTTCTCAGATTCCATTGGAGATGTAGATGCCATGATCTCACTGTTTAGTGGAGTTATTGAAGAGATAGGAGTACAGAATGTGGTTCAAATTGTCACATATACTACTGGGGTTTCAATGGAGGCAGTAGGTAAACAAATGACAGAGAAATATAAGAGTATATTTTGGACTGTTTGTGCATCTCACTGCATAGGCCTCATGTTGGAAAAGATAGGAATGTTGGGCACTGAGAGAGGAGTACTGGGTAAGGCAAAGACCATAACTAAGTTCATTTACAGCCATGAGACAGTTTTGAAGCTCATGAAAGAACACACTCTTGGATTCGACCTAGTTAGTTCCTCCAGGATAAGATCAATGATGCCTTTTTTAATATTGGAGACAATTGAGTTTCAAAAGAATAATTTGAGGAAGATGTTCATTTCGCCGGAATGGAAGAACTTGACATTGGCTTCAACAGCTGATGGAAGGATGGTGGCTGATTTGGTCACAGGGGAGTCTTCTTTCTGGGCTGAAGTTGAGATGCTTTTGAAGGCAAGTACTCCGCTTATACGTGCTCTGCATCTACTTAATGGAGAAGATAGCAGACCCCAGTTGGGCTACATATACAGGACAATGGGCAGGGTCAAGGAGACAATAAAAAAGATGTATGAAGGAAGGAAAGCAGAATTTCAACCTTTCTGGACAGTCATCGATGGGATTTGGGATGATCAACTTCATAGCCCTATCCATGCAGCAGGCTACTACTTAAATCCGGGTCTCTTTTACTTTAAAGATTTCTATGCTGATAATGAGGTTAAGGCCGGACTTCTGTGCTGCATCGTACGGATTGTGGAGGATGAACGTGAACAGGATTTGATAGTATTACAATTTGATGAGTATAGAAAGGCTAGTGGAGCTTTTGGCGATGGGGATGCTGTTGATCAAAGAGCAAAGATTGCTCCAG CAAAGTGGTGGTCCCTGTATGGAGGCGAATGCCCTGAATTACAACGATTTGCGATAAGAATTCTGTCTCAGACCTGTACTGGTGCCGTAAGATATGGTTTGAAAAGGAGTCTAACTGAGGAACTACATATAAAGAAGGGAAGGAACTGTTTAGAGCAAAAACGGTTGACTGAGCTGACATTCGTTCACCATAATCTTCAGTTGCAAAATTTACCTGCTTCAAACTCAGATTACACCGACATATTTCTTGAACCGATCGATCCAATGGATGAATGGATTGGTGGAAGTGGCATGGTAGAGAAAGCAGCTAAACAAAATGGTAATGTTTAA